The following nucleotide sequence is from bacterium.
GAACTTGGGAATGTCAATGCTCATCTGCCGCGTGAAGGGCAGCGGATAATCGTCGGTGAAGCATGCCAGGCAGAAGCCTTCTTTTTCGATGCCCGTAGCCCGCACCATTCCGTCCACCGAAAGGTAATGCAGGCTGTCCGCGGCGATGAAATCCGCCACTTCTTCCTCGCTGTGCCCCGCGGCGATAAGCTCCCTCTTGTCGCCGAAATCCACGCCGTAGTGGCACGTGTACCGGATCGGCGAGCTTGAAAGCCGCACGTGCACCTCGGCCGCGCGCGCGCTTTCCTTCAGCAGCCGAACCACCTTGCGCATCGTGCTGCCCCGCACGATGCTGTCGTCCACGAGGACGACGCGCTTGCCTTCCAGCACTTCGGTCAGCGGATTGAGTTTGATGCGCACGCCGAGGTCGCGGAAAACCTGAAGCGGCTCGATGAACGTTCGCCCCACGTAGCGGTTTTTGACGAAGCCCTCGCCGAACGGGATGCCGCTCTCCTCGGCGTATCCGATTGCCGCCGGCGTGCCGCTGTCGGGGATGCCGATGACGAGATCCGCTTCCACAGGCGCCTCGCGCGCTAGCTCGCGGCCCATCTGCTGGCGGATTCGGTACACCAGCTTTCCGTTGATGTGGCTGTCCGGGCGCGAGAAATAAACGTATTCGAACATGCACATCTTGCGCTCGGCGGGCATCGGAAGGCGCATGCTACGCATCCCCCCCTCGTCGACTATCACGACCTCGCCCGGCTCGACCTCGCGCGCCAGCGTCGCGCCCACTAGCGGGAATGCGGACGACTCGCTGGCGAAGCAGTATTCGTTTCCGATTTTGCCGATTGAGAGCGGACGGATTCCTAGCGGATCGCGAACCGCGATCAGCTCGCTGTTGGTCAATATAAGCAGGCTGTACGCGCCGCGGAACCGCGGAAACACTTCCATTATCGCGTCTTCGATGGGCTTCGTTTTGTACGCGTCCGAGAGTATCCGCGCCATCAGGTAGCTGTCTGTGGACGCGCCGCCGCCGTACGCGCGGCCGTTGCCGCCCAGCTCGCGCAGAAGCTCTATCGAATTTACAAGATTCCCGTTGTGCGCGAGCGCGATGTGCTTGCCCGGCGTGTCGTCTATCACGACCGGCTGCGCGTTTTCGAGCTTGCTCGACCCCGTCGTCGAGTAGCGGTTGTGGCCTATGGCCGCCGCGCCCTTGAGCATCCGCAGCGTGCGCTCCTTGAAGACCTGGGAAACCAGCCCCATATCCACATGGCAGGTTATCCAGTCCGGGTTCGCAACCGCGATGCCGCTCGATTCCTGGCCGCGGTGCTGCATCGTGAAAAGGCCGTAGAAGGTGATGCGCGCGACGTCGCGTGCGGGCGAGAATACGCCGAAGACGGCGCAGTTCTCGCCGACGTGATTTGCTTCCAGAAACGAATCTGCTTCGAGCATCGCGGTTTAGGCCACGAATGGCGCGACATTATATCGCGCCGCGGGCGGATTGGCTTAAACCGGCTGCCGTAAGCCGCATGTACGTGCGGCGGACATGTCGAAGGTTTGTTTCCAATCGCCGCGGCGATTTGCACTTTCCGAAACACGCGGGAAGTTTCGCAGTGCCGCCTTAAGTGTCGAAAAACGGATACAAATTCGACACATCCGAGAATCTTGCCGCCTCGGCGGACAGGTCAATGCCGCAGCACTTCCAGCAGCGCGGGGTGGCGGTACACGATTTCGCGTCCGGCGGCTTCGCCGCGCAAAACGCCGATGCCTTCCAGCGCGCGCAGGTATTCGCTAGCGGTCTGGCGCTTCGCGATTCCCGCGTCCACGAGAAACGCGATCTTGCAGTACGGCAGGCGGAAAATTATTTCGACCAGCTCTTTCGAATAAACCTTCGGAAGCTCCCGCTTGATGCGCCCGGCGGTTTCATCGAAAAGCGCGCGGATCGCGCGGATGCGCGCGGTCGTCCATCGCGCGGTCTCTTCGACGCCTTTCAGCATGTAAACGAGCCACGGCTCCCACTCGCCGTGCTCTGTCACGCCGCGCAGCAGCCGGTAATACCGCGATTTATTTTCGAGAATGAACCGGCTTAGATAGAGCACGGGGATTTCAAGAAGCCCGGCGCGGACGAGCATCAGGATGTTGAGAATCCGCCCTGTGCGGCCGTTGCCGTCGGTGAACGGATGGATCGCCTCGAACTGGTAGTGCGCGACCGCCATTTTGATGAGCGGATCGATGCCGTTGTCGCCCGCAAGGAACGATTCGAAATTGCGCAGCTTCGACATGAGCGCGCGGCCGCCGCGGGGCGGGGTGTAGCTAGGCTGCCTCGTTTGCGGATTGCCGATGAACACCTGATCCGTTTGCCCGGCGCGGAAATCCATCGGCCTGTCCAAAATGGTCGAGCAAATGTTTTTAATCAGCTCCAGCGAAATCGCGCGCGACGCGATCGCGTCGTACCCCAGCCTTAGTGCGGTGCGGTATCGCAGCACCTCGCGCGTGTCAGCGTCCGCCTTTTCCGGGTTCGTCGCCTCCGCGTGGAACAGCTCGTCCTGCGTCGTGACGATGTTTTCGATTTCCGACGACAGCTTCGCTTCCAGCAGCGGAATTGCGTTTATCAAAATCGCCTGGTCGGGAATGAGGCCGCCCGCGCCCTTGAGTTCGGCCAGCGCGCGCGTCGCGGCCAGCGCCTGTTTCAAAACGGCCTTGGTCTCCACGTCCTGCTTCGGGGGCAGGAGAGGCAGCTCGTCATACGGAATTCGCGGATTGAAGGGCATATGGATTCGCGCATGGCGCGCCGCACATTATATCGCGTAAATCCGCGAACTTGTCGAATTCCAGCCGCATAATCGACATATCCCTAACATATGTCGATTGCGGCGACATGTCACCGGCTGCGAATCAAGCGCAGACCGTTGGCGATTACCGCAAGCGACGCGCCCATGTCCGCCAGGATCGCCATCCACAGCGTCGCCGCGCCCGCGAGCGCGAGCGCCATGAAAGCGGCTTTTATCGCCAGCGCGAATGCGATGTTGGCCTTTATCGTTCCCAGTGTCCGCCTGCTGTGGCGCACGAGCCACGGCAGTTTCGAAAGATCGTCGCTCATAAGCGCGACGTCCGCGGTCTCAATCGCCGCGTCGCTGCCCGCCGCGCCCATCGCGATGCCCACGGTTGACGCCGCCAGCGCGGGCGCGTCGTTCACGCCGTCGCCCACCATCATAACTTTGCCGAAATCCGCAACCAATTTCTCGACCGCCGCGACTTTGTCTTCGGGCAAAAGCGAAGCGCGGAATTCGTCCACGCCCGCCGCGTCCGCAATCGCCGCGGCCGCGCGCTCGCCGTCGCCCGTGAGCATCACGACGCGCGCGATCCCCGCGTC
It contains:
- the purF gene encoding amidophosphoribosyltransferase, whose product is MLEADSFLEANHVGENCAVFGVFSPARDVARITFYGLFTMQHRGQESSGIAVANPDWITCHVDMGLVSQVFKERTLRMLKGAAAIGHNRYSTTGSSKLENAQPVVIDDTPGKHIALAHNGNLVNSIELLRELGGNGRAYGGGASTDSYLMARILSDAYKTKPIEDAIMEVFPRFRGAYSLLILTNSELIAVRDPLGIRPLSIGKIGNEYCFASESSAFPLVGATLAREVEPGEVVIVDEGGMRSMRLPMPAERKMCMFEYVYFSRPDSHINGKLVYRIRQQMGRELAREAPVEADLVIGIPDSGTPAAIGYAEESGIPFGEGFVKNRYVGRTFIEPLQVFRDLGVRIKLNPLTEVLEGKRVVLVDDSIVRGSTMRKVVRLLKESARAAEVHVRLSSSPIRYTCHYGVDFGDKRELIAAGHSEEEVADFIAADSLHYLSVDGMVRATGIEKEGFCLACFTDDYPLPFTRQMSIDIPKFALEGAAEHDTGGRPAGLPE
- a CDS encoding Fic family protein, which translates into the protein MPFNPRIPYDELPLLPPKQDVETKAVLKQALAATRALAELKGAGGLIPDQAILINAIPLLEAKLSSEIENIVTTQDELFHAEATNPEKADADTREVLRYRTALRLGYDAIASRAISLELIKNICSTILDRPMDFRAGQTDQVFIGNPQTRQPSYTPPRGGRALMSKLRNFESFLAGDNGIDPLIKMAVAHYQFEAIHPFTDGNGRTGRILNILMLVRAGLLEIPVLYLSRFILENKSRYYRLLRGVTEHGEWEPWLVYMLKGVEETARWTTARIRAIRALFDETAGRIKRELPKVYSKELVEIIFRLPYCKIAFLVDAGIAKRQTASEYLRALEGIGVLRGEAAGREIVYRHPALLEVLRH